TCTCGATGGACGGCTTCCACTTTGCGAACGCCGTGCTTCGTGCGCGGGGAATCCGCGACAGGAAAGGTGCCGTCGATACCTTCGACGTTGAAGGCTTTGTGTCTCTCCTGCGCGCGGTGCAAGATCAGCCCGGCGCCGACGGGCCGAGCAGCATTTTTGCACCGGAGTTTGATCGGGCACTCGACGAATCCATCGGTTCCGCGATCGAGATCCGAAAGCAGACGCCGCTCATCATCGTTGAGGGCAACTACCTGCTGCATGACGCTGATGGCTGGGAACGGGTCGCAACGTTCCTCACCGAGTCATGGTTCGTAGCGCCTGCCGAAGCGCTGCGCAAAGAGCGGCTCATCAACCGCCACGAAACGTTTGGGCTTTCGCCAGAGGCGGCTGAGGACTGGGCGCTCGGCACGGACCAACGAAACGCCGACCTCGTAGCAACAACCCGTCCGCGCGCAACGCTCGTACTTTCGATTGGCACCATTCCGCCAATTTTGCGCCCACCGGTCGACGACCGTCCAACAAACCACGAACCAACCGGTAATCATCCAGCCCATCACGACACAGAAACGAGCCCCCAATGAAGGCAGCCGTCATCACCAGACCAGGACTGGTCGAGGTGCAAAACATCCCAGACCCAACGCCGGGTCCGCACGAGGTGGTCATAGCCGTCGCCTCCTGCGGGTTGTGTGGCACCGATCTGCACATTCTTGAGGGAGAATTTGCCGACACGTTCCCCATCGTTCCCGGTCACGAGTTTGCCGGCGAGGTCGTTGCGCTCGGCAGTGACGTACGCGACCTGAAGCTGGGCGACCAGGTCGCCGTGAATCCCTCATTCATCTGTTACGAGTGCCGATACTGCCGAAAGGGGCTCACCAACCTGTGCGAAATCGCCGGTGGATACGGCACCTCGCTCAACGGCGGCGCTGCCGAGTTTGCGGTGGTCGGCAGCAAATACTGCATCAAGCTGCCCGAACACGTCAGAGCGATCGACGCCTCCCTCATCGAGCCACTCTCGTGCGCGATCCGCGGCTACGACGTCATCCGCCGCCAGATGGGCTCACACGTGCTCATTTACGGCGCTGGCACGATGGGCCTCATGATGATGGAGCTGGCGAAGCGAGCCGGCGCCGCAACCGTGAGCATGGTTGACCTCAACGAAGACAAACTCGCCGCCGCCAATACGCTCGGCTGCGACGCCACAGTGACCAGCGCCAACGAACTCGACTACCCATACGGGTGGGAACTGGTTGTGGATGCCACTGGCAACCAGCACGCGATCCAGGATGGGCTCGGCCGCGTCGACCGCGGCGGCACCTTCCTGCAGTTCGGCGTCGCCTCGTACGCCACCCGCGCAACGATCGAACCGTACAAAATCTTCCGCAACGAGATCACCATCCAGGGGTCGATGGCCACGCTCAACTCCTTCGAGCGGGCCGCCGACCTATTTGCGGCCGGCGTGCTCGACCCAGA
The DNA window shown above is from Lysinibacter cavernae and carries:
- a CDS encoding nucleoside/nucleotide kinase family protein translates to MNEGTAVPHTFPQLLERAQQLLASPGRSILGITGAPGAGKTTLAEALHHELTADGQSARCALFSMDGFHFANAVLRARGIRDRKGAVDTFDVEGFVSLLRAVQDQPGADGPSSIFAPEFDRALDESIGSAIEIRKQTPLIIVEGNYLLHDADGWERVATFLTESWFVAPAEALRKERLINRHETFGLSPEAAEDWALGTDQRNADLVATTRPRATLVLSIGTIPPILRPPVDDRPTNHEPTGNHPAHHDTETSPQ
- a CDS encoding zinc-dependent alcohol dehydrogenase family protein, translating into MKAAVITRPGLVEVQNIPDPTPGPHEVVIAVASCGLCGTDLHILEGEFADTFPIVPGHEFAGEVVALGSDVRDLKLGDQVAVNPSFICYECRYCRKGLTNLCEIAGGYGTSLNGGAAEFAVVGSKYCIKLPEHVRAIDASLIEPLSCAIRGYDVIRRQMGSHVLIYGAGTMGLMMMELAKRAGAATVSMVDLNEDKLAAANTLGCDATVTSANELDYPYGWELVVDATGNQHAIQDGLGRVDRGGTFLQFGVASYATRATIEPYKIFRNEITIQGSMATLNSFERAADLFAAGVLDPEVFISDRLPLDQYPEAIKLFQAGKGRKIQVVP